Proteins from a single region of Streptomyces spinoverrucosus:
- a CDS encoding DUF742 domain-containing protein: MSADGEARSHWFDDEAGPVVRPYAMTRGRTSHAAQHRLDLIAVVVTEPHVDDPEADPTLSPEHVDIVDLCRDAPQSVAELAAELDLPIGVVRVLVGDLTDAELVHVTRPVPPAELPDESILRDVINGLRAL; the protein is encoded by the coding sequence ATGAGCGCAGACGGTGAGGCAAGAAGCCACTGGTTCGACGACGAAGCAGGACCGGTCGTCCGCCCCTACGCCATGACGCGGGGCCGCACCAGCCATGCGGCCCAGCACCGCCTCGATCTGATCGCGGTGGTGGTCACGGAACCCCATGTGGACGACCCGGAAGCGGACCCGACCCTGTCCCCGGAACACGTGGACATCGTCGATCTGTGCCGTGACGCCCCACAGTCGGTCGCCGAACTCGCAGCCGAACTCGACCTGCCCATCGGAGTGGTACGAGTCCTTGTCGGGGACCTGACCGACGCGGAGCTGGTCCATGTGACACGGCCCGTACCCCCGGCCGAGCTGCCGGACGAGAGTATTCTGCGCGACGTGATCAACGGCCTCCGGGCGCTGTGA
- a CDS encoding roadblock/LC7 domain-containing protein — protein MTAPKATGQTEHGKSGELNWLLDDLVDRVASIRKAVVLSSDGLATGVSKDLTREDGEHLAAVASGFHSLAKGVGRHFDAGSVRQTVVELDDAFLFVTAAGDGSCLAVLSDADSDVGQVAYEMTLLVKRVGAHLGAAPRTDLPSGG, from the coding sequence ATGACCGCACCGAAGGCGACCGGCCAGACCGAGCACGGAAAGTCCGGGGAGCTCAACTGGCTCCTCGACGACCTCGTGGACCGCGTCGCGAGCATCCGTAAGGCCGTCGTGCTGTCCAGCGACGGCCTTGCGACGGGCGTCTCGAAGGACCTCACCCGGGAGGACGGCGAGCACCTGGCCGCCGTCGCCTCCGGGTTCCACAGCCTCGCCAAGGGCGTGGGCCGACACTTCGACGCGGGCAGCGTCCGTCAGACGGTCGTCGAACTGGACGACGCCTTCCTGTTCGTCACGGCCGCCGGCGACGGCAGCTGCCTCGCCGTCCTGTCGGACGCCGACTCGGACGTCGGCCAGGTCGCCTACGAGATGACGCTCCTCGTGAAGCGGGTCGGCGCGCATCTGGGCGCCGCTCCGCGCACCGATCTGCCCTCGGGCGGGTAG
- a CDS encoding GTP-binding protein: MIFGRSERGKPPVEPVTLKILVAGGFGVGKTTLVGAVSEIRPLRTEELLTEAGRPVDDTSGVEGKHTTTVAMDFGRITLREDLVLYLFGTPGQERFWFMWDELSEGALGAVVLADTRRLEDCFAAVDYFERRSIPFVVGVNCFEGAARYPAEEVRQALDLDEEVPLLLCDARDRESVKEVLIGVVQHAMAHAADRRQAVTT, encoded by the coding sequence ATGATCTTCGGGCGTTCTGAGCGCGGCAAGCCCCCGGTCGAGCCCGTCACGCTCAAGATCCTGGTGGCCGGCGGCTTCGGGGTGGGCAAGACGACCCTCGTCGGCGCGGTCAGCGAGATCAGGCCGTTGCGCACCGAGGAACTGCTCACCGAGGCCGGGCGCCCGGTCGACGACACCAGCGGCGTGGAAGGTAAGCACACCACCACGGTGGCCATGGACTTCGGCCGCATCACGCTGCGCGAGGATCTCGTGCTGTACCTCTTCGGCACACCCGGCCAGGAGCGGTTCTGGTTCATGTGGGACGAGCTCTCCGAGGGCGCGCTCGGCGCCGTCGTGCTGGCCGACACCCGCCGCCTGGAGGACTGCTTTGCCGCCGTCGACTACTTCGAGCGGCGCTCCATACCGTTCGTTGTCGGCGTCAACTGCTTCGAGGGCGCCGCCCGTTACCCGGCGGAGGAGGTGCGCCAGGCCCTCGACCTCGACGAGGAGGTCCCGCTGCTGCTGTGCGACGCGCGTGACCGGGAGTCGGTCAAGGAGGTCCTCATCGGTGTCGTCCAGCACGCCATGGCGCACGCGGCGGACCGCCGCCAGGCCGTGACGACCTGA
- a CDS encoding sensor histidine kinase: MRFRGKSIRRKIVALLLVPLLSLTAIWAFATALTGREAAQLFSASSVVEKIGYPTEDVVRVLQQERRQTLVHLADPRASDGLAALGRSRAATDEAIAKVRRNADSPEVRDALGETSGERLIAVLDAFDGIESLRQSVEDGTVNRSQALDLYNRLVDPCFVLLGDFHVVDNVEMDTQYRALVNVVRARELLSREDALLGSALVVGELSRAEIRDISDLVAQRNVLYDTNLPLLPSSERERYERFWKNAATAPLRVAEESAVSAASGDAGGVSAQTWDTTAGNVLDELGTLDDEAADRYQDRVRPIATGIIVKAVVAGVLGLIAVLLSLVVSIRIGRGLVRDLRQLRLEAHEASGVRLPSVMRRLSVGEQVDVETEVPRLEFDRNEIGEVGQALNTLQRAAVEAAVKQAELRAGVSEVFVNLARRSQVLLHKQLTLLDTMERRTEDTEELADLFRLDHLTTRMRRHAEGLVILSGAAPSRQWRKPIQLMDIVRAAVAEVEDYERIEVRRLPRTAVTGPAVADLTHLVAELLENATVFSPPHTAVQVLGERVANGFTLEIHDRGLGMAAEALLDANLRLAETPEFELSDTDRLGLFVVSRLAQRQNVRVSLQPSPYGGTTAVVFVPDSLLTDEVPDTNGVGFRLDRPRPSKEAELEESRRTALSHVPVQLPGLPAGLLDGPVELEGPVDLDAIDEFPGALDEEASERGGLFRPRRALTRADEDTTTRADARGAGPARSETDDHVNPPVPLPQRRTPKLVSSHGRPVTDQRSRRADTDEENSTGPASRRPDRDRTPPLPTRRRGSSALGRTPGPGRLNDPSEPTNRDGNEPSEHPGRALGDVSKERDAEGQPGSLPDDTGQHAPLAGSRHSEGAEPPLGRVGNGFEPPLGRVGEGAEPPLGRLSDGSKPPLGRVGDSSEPPLGQPDDGSAPALGRVGEGEPPLGRLSDGAQPPLPHLGDRAEPRVPALDPDETSRRPRPDEPGSEASGTGALPRRVRQANLAPQLRQDPGGRTVDRTVPVERDADEVRSRMASLQRGWQRGRQENAAGDDAQRGTAPQGTTKGDGR; encoded by the coding sequence ATGCGCTTTCGCGGGAAGTCCATCCGCCGGAAGATCGTGGCGCTGCTTCTCGTGCCGTTGCTGTCCCTGACCGCGATCTGGGCCTTCGCCACGGCACTCACGGGACGCGAGGCAGCCCAGTTGTTCAGCGCGTCGTCCGTCGTCGAGAAGATCGGCTACCCCACCGAGGACGTCGTCCGGGTCCTTCAGCAGGAACGCCGCCAGACCCTGGTCCATCTCGCCGACCCCCGTGCCTCCGACGGCCTCGCCGCTCTCGGCCGCAGCCGCGCCGCCACGGACGAGGCCATCGCCAAGGTCCGTAGGAACGCCGACAGTCCGGAAGTGCGCGACGCCCTCGGCGAGACCTCGGGCGAACGGCTGATCGCCGTTCTCGACGCGTTCGACGGCATCGAATCCCTGCGCCAGAGTGTGGAGGACGGCACCGTCAACCGCTCCCAGGCGCTCGATCTCTACAACCGCCTGGTCGACCCCTGCTTCGTCCTCCTCGGTGACTTCCACGTCGTCGACAACGTGGAGATGGACACCCAGTACCGCGCCCTCGTCAACGTGGTCCGTGCCCGCGAACTCCTCTCCCGCGAGGACGCCCTCCTCGGCTCCGCCCTGGTCGTCGGCGAGCTCTCCCGCGCCGAGATCCGTGACATCTCCGATCTCGTGGCCCAGCGGAACGTCCTGTACGACACCAACCTGCCGCTGCTGCCCAGTTCGGAACGTGAGCGGTACGAGCGCTTCTGGAAGAACGCCGCCACCGCTCCGCTGCGCGTGGCCGAGGAATCCGCCGTGTCCGCAGCCTCGGGTGACGCCGGCGGAGTCTCCGCGCAGACTTGGGACACCACAGCCGGCAACGTGCTCGACGAACTCGGCACCCTCGACGACGAGGCGGCGGACCGCTATCAGGACCGCGTTCGCCCGATTGCCACCGGCATCATCGTCAAGGCCGTCGTGGCCGGTGTCCTCGGTCTGATCGCTGTCCTGCTCTCGCTCGTCGTCTCCATACGCATCGGCCGCGGGCTCGTCCGCGACCTGCGGCAACTGCGCCTGGAGGCCCACGAGGCCTCCGGCGTCCGGCTGCCCAGCGTGATGCGCCGCCTTTCCGTGGGCGAGCAGGTCGACGTGGAGACCGAGGTCCCGCGCCTGGAGTTCGACAGGAACGAGATCGGCGAGGTCGGCCAGGCCCTCAACACCTTGCAGCGTGCCGCCGTCGAAGCAGCCGTCAAGCAGGCCGAACTCCGTGCCGGCGTGTCCGAGGTCTTCGTGAACCTCGCTCGCCGCAGCCAGGTCCTGCTCCACAAACAACTCACGCTGCTTGACACCATGGAGCGCAGGACCGAGGACACCGAGGAACTCGCCGACCTCTTCCGCCTCGACCACCTCACCACGCGTATGCGACGGCACGCCGAGGGCCTGGTGATCCTCTCCGGCGCCGCGCCCTCCCGGCAGTGGCGGAAGCCCATCCAGCTGATGGACATCGTCCGGGCCGCCGTCGCCGAGGTCGAGGACTACGAACGCATCGAGGTCCGCCGCCTGCCCCGGACCGCCGTCACCGGTCCGGCGGTCGCGGACCTCACCCATCTCGTGGCCGAACTCCTGGAGAACGCCACCGTGTTCTCTCCGCCGCACACGGCCGTCCAGGTGCTCGGCGAGCGGGTGGCCAACGGCTTCACCCTGGAGATCCACGACCGCGGCCTCGGCATGGCCGCCGAAGCCCTGCTGGACGCCAACCTCCGGCTCGCCGAGACGCCGGAGTTCGAGCTCTCCGACACCGACCGACTCGGGCTGTTCGTGGTCAGCCGGCTCGCCCAGCGGCAGAACGTACGGGTCTCGCTGCAGCCGTCCCCGTACGGCGGCACCACCGCCGTCGTCTTCGTTCCCGACTCGCTGCTGACGGACGAGGTGCCCGACACCAACGGCGTCGGCTTCCGCCTGGACCGCCCGCGCCCGTCCAAGGAGGCTGAGCTCGAGGAGAGCCGCCGAACCGCGCTCTCCCACGTGCCGGTGCAACTGCCCGGCCTGCCCGCCGGGTTGTTGGACGGGCCGGTCGAACTGGAGGGCCCCGTCGACCTCGACGCCATCGACGAATTCCCCGGCGCACTCGACGAGGAGGCGAGCGAACGGGGCGGGCTGTTCCGCCCGCGCCGCGCCCTTACCCGCGCCGACGAGGACACGACCACCCGGGCCGACGCCCGCGGCGCCGGACCTGCTCGTTCCGAAACGGACGATCATGTCAACCCCCCAGTGCCGCTGCCCCAACGCCGCACACCCAAACTGGTCAGCTCGCACGGCCGCCCGGTCACCGACCAGCGGTCCCGGCGAGCGGACACCGACGAGGAGAACTCGACCGGCCCCGCCTCGCGCCGCCCGGACCGGGACCGCACGCCCCCTCTCCCGACCCGCCGCCGCGGCAGCTCCGCACTCGGCCGAACACCTGGCCCAGGCCGCCTCAACGACCCGAGCGAGCCCACGAACCGCGACGGGAACGAGCCTTCGGAGCACCCGGGCAGGGCCTTGGGCGACGTCTCCAAGGAAAGGGACGCCGAGGGGCAGCCCGGCTCCTTGCCCGATGACACCGGCCAGCACGCCCCGCTTGCCGGGTCCCGCCACAGCGAGGGCGCCGAGCCTCCGCTTGGCCGCGTCGGCAATGGCTTCGAGCCTCCGCTCGGCCGCGTCGGCGAGGGCGCCGAGCCCCCGCTTGGCCGCCTCAGCGACGGCTCCAAGCCTCCGCTCGGCCGCGTCGGCGACAGCTCCGAGCCTCCGCTCGGCCAGCCGGACGACGGCTCCGCCCCCGCGCTCGGCCGCGTCGGCGAGGGCGAGCCCCCGCTTGGCCGCCTCAGCGACGGCGCCCAGCCTCCACTTCCCCACCTCGGCGATCGCGCCGAGCCCCGGGTCCCTGCCCTCGACCCGGACGAGACCTCCCGGCGCCCGCGCCCCGACGAGCCCGGCTCCGAGGCGTCCGGCACCGGCGCCCTGCCACGCCGCGTCCGCCAGGCCAACCTGGCGCCGCAGCTGAGGCAGGACCCCGGCGGCCGTACCGTGGACCGAACAGTGCCCGTCGAACGGGACGCCGACGAGGTCCGCAGCCGTATGGCCTCGCTCCAGCGCGGCTGGCAGCGCGGCCGCCAGGAGAACGCCGCGGGCGACGACGCCCAACGCGGCACAGCACCACAAGGAACGACTAAGGGGGACGGTCGATGA
- a CDS encoding hydantoinase B/oxoprolinase family protein, translating into MTGWQFWVDRGGTFTDIVARRPDGRLLIHKLLSDNPALSHSRLRTSEGTPISDAAVAGVRALLSGSEDPIEAVRMGTTVATNALLERKGERTLLIITRGFRDALRIAYQNRPRIFARRVELPELLYERVIEVEERIAPDGTVLTPPDLDALAEPLRQAYDDGIRAVAVVCMHSHLHPAHEQAVGELAAGIGFPQISLSSEVSPLMKLVPRGDTAVVDAYLSPVLRRYVQRVADQLEGVRLMFMQSNGGLAEAGQFRGKDAILSGPAGGIVGMARMSQLAGFDRVIGFDMGGTSTDVSHFAGEYERVFTTQIAGVRLRAPMLDIHTVAAGGGSILHFDGSRYRVGPDSAGADPGPACYRAGGPLAVTDANVMLGRIQPDHFPHVFGPDGDQPLDAPLVRDRFTALTHEIRDRTGDDRTPEQVAEGYLQIAVANIANAVKRISVQKGHDVTRYALTTFGGAGGQHACMVADLLGIRTVLVPPMAGVLSALGIGLADTTAMREQSVEAPLEPASMPGVTKTADDLEAAARAELLAEDIPEDRIEVTRRAQLRYDGTDTTLTVELTEPDTMKQDFEERHRATYSFTLDRPIVVEALSVEATGITEPPDLSALAPYEAARPDRPTAPHTVRLHTGGTWRDVPLHRREDLPPGETVTGPAIITESGATTVVDDGWRAAATDDGHLVMERAAVTQSSDLDTKADPVLLEVFNNLFMSIAEQMGARLESTAQSVNIKERLDFSCALFDPDGNLVANAPHIPVHLGSMGTSVKEVIQRRGTGMRPGDTYAVNDPYHGGTHLPDVTVITPVFGTGGTADTDSDRILFYVASRGHHAEIGGIAPGSMPAGSRTIEEEGVLFDNWLLAENGRFREEETHRLLTEAPHPSRNPRTNLADLRAQIAANQKGVDEVTRMIDDFGLDVVQAYMRHVQDNAEEAVRRVIDALDDGEYAYETDSGAVIRVRVRVDRDNRSATVDFTGTSPQLATNFNAPYSVVNAAVLYVFRTLVADDIPLNDGCLRPIHIIVPSGSMLSPEPPAAVVAGNVETSQAITGALYAALGVQAEGSGTMNNVTFGNERHQYYETVASGSGAGDGFPGASVVQTHMTNSRLTDPEVLEWRLPVRLEEFSVRRGSGGAGRWRGGDGAVRRIRFLEPMTVSTLSQHRRVPPYGMAGGEPGALGANRVERADGTITELGGSDATDVGPGDVLVIETPGGGGYGPPPPDPHQAGEEIDDLRAF; encoded by the coding sequence GTGACAGGATGGCAGTTCTGGGTCGACCGGGGCGGCACCTTCACCGACATCGTCGCGCGGCGCCCGGACGGACGGCTGCTGATCCACAAGCTGCTGTCCGACAACCCGGCCCTGTCCCACTCTCGGCTGCGCACGAGCGAGGGGACCCCCATCTCCGACGCGGCCGTCGCGGGCGTGCGCGCACTCCTGTCCGGCTCCGAGGACCCCATCGAAGCGGTGCGCATGGGGACCACGGTCGCCACCAACGCCCTCCTGGAACGCAAGGGCGAACGCACCCTGCTGATCATCACGCGAGGGTTCCGTGACGCCCTGCGCATCGCCTACCAGAACCGCCCCCGCATCTTCGCCCGACGCGTCGAACTCCCCGAGCTCCTCTACGAGCGGGTCATCGAGGTCGAAGAGCGCATCGCCCCCGACGGCACCGTCCTCACCCCACCCGACCTGGACGCCCTGGCCGAGCCGCTCCGTCAGGCCTACGACGACGGAATCCGCGCCGTCGCCGTGGTCTGCATGCACAGCCATCTTCACCCCGCCCACGAGCAGGCCGTCGGCGAGCTGGCCGCCGGCATCGGCTTCCCGCAGATCTCGCTGTCCAGCGAGGTCAGCCCACTGATGAAACTCGTCCCGCGCGGGGACACCGCCGTCGTCGACGCCTACCTGTCGCCGGTGCTGCGCCGTTACGTGCAGCGCGTCGCCGACCAGCTCGAAGGCGTGCGGCTGATGTTCATGCAGTCCAACGGAGGGCTCGCCGAAGCCGGGCAGTTCCGCGGCAAGGACGCGATCCTGTCCGGGCCCGCGGGCGGCATCGTCGGCATGGCCCGGATGTCGCAGCTCGCCGGCTTCGACCGCGTCATCGGCTTCGACATGGGCGGCACCTCCACCGACGTCTCCCACTTCGCCGGCGAGTACGAACGCGTCTTCACCACTCAGATCGCGGGTGTCCGGCTGCGCGCGCCCATGCTGGACATCCACACCGTCGCGGCAGGGGGCGGCTCGATCCTCCACTTCGACGGCTCCCGCTACCGCGTAGGGCCGGACTCGGCGGGCGCGGACCCGGGGCCCGCCTGCTACCGCGCGGGCGGCCCCCTCGCCGTCACCGACGCCAACGTCATGCTCGGGCGTATCCAACCCGACCACTTCCCTCATGTGTTCGGTCCCGACGGCGACCAGCCCCTCGACGCACCACTCGTCCGTGACCGCTTCACCGCCCTCACGCACGAGATCCGCGACCGGACCGGCGACGACCGCACCCCCGAACAGGTCGCCGAGGGCTACCTGCAGATCGCCGTCGCCAACATCGCCAACGCGGTCAAGCGGATCTCCGTCCAGAAGGGCCACGACGTCACCCGCTACGCCCTGACCACCTTCGGCGGCGCCGGCGGGCAGCACGCGTGCATGGTGGCCGACCTGCTCGGCATCCGAACCGTCCTCGTACCCCCCATGGCCGGCGTCCTCTCCGCGCTCGGCATCGGACTCGCCGACACCACCGCCATGCGGGAACAGTCCGTCGAAGCACCCCTTGAGCCCGCTTCCATGCCCGGCGTCACCAAGACGGCGGACGACCTGGAGGCCGCGGCCCGCGCCGAACTCCTCGCGGAGGACATCCCCGAGGACCGCATCGAGGTCACCCGCCGCGCCCAGCTCCGCTACGACGGCACCGACACCACGCTCACCGTCGAGCTCACTGAGCCCGACACCATGAAGCAGGACTTCGAAGAACGTCATCGCGCCACGTACTCCTTCACGCTCGACCGCCCGATCGTCGTCGAAGCCCTCTCCGTGGAAGCCACCGGCATCACCGAACCCCCTGATCTCTCCGCTCTTGCCCCCTATGAGGCAGCCCGTCCGGACCGCCCCACCGCCCCGCACACCGTCCGCCTCCACACCGGCGGCACCTGGCGCGACGTACCCCTCCACCGCCGCGAGGACCTGCCCCCGGGCGAAACCGTCACCGGACCCGCGATCATCACCGAGTCCGGCGCGACGACCGTCGTCGACGACGGCTGGCGGGCCGCGGCGACCGACGACGGGCATCTGGTCATGGAACGCGCGGCGGTTACGCAGAGTTCCGATCTCGACACGAAAGCGGACCCGGTTCTTCTCGAGGTCTTCAACAATCTGTTCATGTCCATCGCCGAACAGATGGGCGCCCGACTCGAATCCACGGCCCAGTCCGTCAACATCAAGGAGCGCCTGGACTTCTCCTGCGCCCTGTTCGACCCGGACGGAAACCTGGTGGCCAACGCCCCCCACATCCCCGTCCACCTGGGCTCGATGGGCACCAGCGTCAAGGAGGTCATCCAGCGCCGCGGCACCGGCATGCGGCCGGGGGACACGTACGCCGTCAACGACCCCTACCACGGTGGGACCCACCTCCCGGACGTCACCGTGATCACCCCTGTCTTCGGCACGGGCGGCACGGCAGACACGGACAGTGACCGAATCCTCTTCTACGTCGCCTCCCGCGGCCACCACGCGGAAATCGGCGGCATCGCCCCCGGCTCCATGCCCGCGGGCAGCCGCACCATCGAGGAGGAAGGCGTCCTCTTCGACAACTGGCTGCTCGCCGAGAACGGTCGCTTCCGCGAGGAGGAGACCCACCGCCTGCTCACCGAGGCGCCCCACCCCTCGCGCAACCCGAGGACCAACCTCGCCGACCTGCGTGCCCAGATCGCCGCCAACCAGAAGGGCGTCGACGAAGTCACCCGCATGATCGACGACTTCGGCCTCGACGTCGTCCAGGCGTACATGCGGCACGTCCAGGACAACGCCGAAGAGGCGGTACGCCGGGTCATCGACGCCCTCGACGACGGCGAGTACGCCTACGAGACCGACTCGGGCGCCGTCATCCGCGTACGCGTGCGCGTGGACCGCGACAACCGCTCCGCCACAGTCGACTTCACCGGCACGTCACCCCAGCTGGCCACCAACTTCAACGCCCCCTACTCGGTGGTCAACGCGGCCGTGCTCTACGTGTTCCGCACCCTGGTCGCCGACGACATCCCCCTGAACGACGGCTGCCTGCGACCGATCCACATCATCGTGCCGTCCGGCTCGATGCTGTCCCCGGAGCCACCCGCCGCAGTGGTCGCCGGCAACGTGGAGACCTCCCAGGCCATCACCGGAGCCCTCTACGCCGCGCTCGGCGTGCAGGCCGAGGGTTCCGGAACGATGAACAACGTCACCTTCGGCAACGAACGCCACCAGTACTACGAGACCGTCGCCTCGGGCTCCGGTGCCGGGGACGGCTTCCCCGGCGCGAGCGTCGTCCAGACCCACATGACCAACTCCCGGCTCACCGACCCAGAGGTCCTGGAGTGGCGCCTGCCCGTGCGACTGGAGGAGTTCTCCGTCCGGCGCGGCAGCGGAGGCGCGGGGCGGTGGCGCGGCGGGGACGGCGCAGTTCGCCGCATCCGCTTCCTTGAGCCGATGACCGTCTCCACGCTCTCCCAGCACCGCAGGGTGCCCCCGTACGGCATGGCGGGCGGCGAGCCCGGCGCCCTGGGCGCCAACCGCGTGGAGCGGGCGGACGGCACGATCACCGAACTCGGCGGCAGCGACGCGACGGACGTCGGCCCCGGCGACGTACTCGTCATCGAAACCCCCGGTGGCGGAGGTTACGGGCCGCCGCCACCCGACCCCCATCAAGCAGGAGAAGAGATCGATGATCTTCGGGCGTTCTGA